A window of Dermacentor andersoni chromosome 4, qqDerAnde1_hic_scaffold, whole genome shotgun sequence genomic DNA:
TAAAAGCACTTCGTGGCCAGCTGTTTCCTCCATTTGGATATTTAATGCCTACGGCCGTATCCTCATCTCCCACTTACCACATAAGTGGCTGTAACGCTGAATGGTAAGTCTTTGACATTGACAACGACGCATCAGTGAAATTCAAACGTTTACCGATGGCCCAGACCGGTGTTGCAGTCTGGAGAGAACCCTAAATGTTCGTGAGGCACAAGTCACCTGTGCTGCAGTCTTGTTTCATCAATGACCTTCCTGGCTTTGTTCGTGGCACACTAAGCAGATCACTTTGCTAAATAGGGTTCGTCAGAGTTTCCTTCAAGTTGGTCACTTTCACCTGGTATAGCCCTGGTAGCCATTGGCGTTCATTCGTTCTTTTCTTGACAGATTGTACACGTTGCGGCATAATTGTCTTCGCTATACTGCTATGCTAGGCAGGTATGGTCCAAAAGAAGAAGTGTATGCGACATCGAGTGAATATTTAAAAATATGGATCCACTGAATTTACTGAAACTTCTTTGGTCTCTGAAAAAACCTGTGGAACATTCACCATGCGCATAAGGATGCAGGTTCGAAATTTCTCACGACCTGCTTATGTAGTTAGCATGAAACATCAAGTTGTGCCTTCTTTCTGTGTTTAGAAAATCTGACTTTGCCCGTGGGGTAGATATATTTTCTGAAGACCCCAGGAATCGTGCAGCATGCCGTACTTCAAGTTAATGCATGAGTCGGGCTAGCGCTTTGCCTCATGGACGCTGAATAATTTTGCCTAATAACTCAGTCAAACTTGTGCAGCCGTCTCTGCGAGGATGCGGAGCCAGGAAGTTACTTCCCGTTCACCAAAGTGAAGCCGGATTCGCAAGGGCACGTTACTTTCGAAAAACTTGATTAGCAGGTGGCGTTGACCTTTCAGCATTATGTAAGTAATCACCCCGCCTTAGACAACGGCTACGCGTCTGATGCTCGCTGAGAAACGAAACTATAACCCGCACAACCAGCATGACCGCGTCGAGAAGGAACAGGAACACCAGAATACCCAAGTGGCTCGTCAAGTCTCAGAGCCGCTGCGAAAAACTTCATGTACATAGCATCTAGAAATCTATTAACAAGGCTCAATAGGCGAGCTTAGGGAGGATGGCGCCCGTAGCTAgcatcctcctcttcctcctttaGGCGAGTTTGATCGATGCGGTGATACATTATATATACTAAAGAACCTAATACGCTGACAGAAAAATAATTTGTAGCAGAAGACATACAAGCTGGCTGAAGATGCTTCCCAAACTGGCCGCTGCATTTATGTGCATCTTCGCCAAACAACTCGAAAACGGAAGCTCGCTGAAAAATAGGTCAATGATGGCTTATATTATTCTGTTCGAGCGGCGTCTAGATGTGGACccatgatagagtgtgtaagcgcaactgaacgaggacgcagaaagaaatggatacacagagacagcgctgtaatctgtttctttctacgtcctcgttcagtcgcacttacacactctatcagggattcaaaccaactagcccgtcgaCGTGTTCTAGATGTGGACCGTTAGTCAATGAACCGTACGAACTCCCGCTGTGCTTTCTGCCCGGCTTCGTACACGCCAGCACTTAGCAGCTGTAGGTGTCAGCCATCTGCCGTAGCATGCTAGCCATGACAAGAAAGACTCTCCGCCCCACTTCGATATGGAGTACGACGCAGCAAACGCTCTCAGGCTGCCTTTGCCGGCTGCTTGTTGTTGTAGGCGCCGCGGTAGAAGCGCACAAACATGCCGAAAAACAACACAGACTCGGAGAGCACGATGAACGTGTGCGGCCGCGGGTATCCGCAGTCCTTGAATAGCGGTATGGTGCTGTGCACAAAGATGACAATGAACTGCGCCAGCTGCAGCTGCGTCAGGTAGCGCTTCCACCAGAGGTGCTTCTGGACGCGTGGACCCAACAGTGACAGGAAGTAGTAGGTATACATGATGACGTGCACGAAGCTGTTCAGGCAGATGCAGAACATCACCTGACCGTCCGGCCCGTATGAGAGGCCGAACCAGCCGTTGAAAACCACCAGGACGTGGTGAACAACGTGCAGGAAGGAGACATGCGAGTCCTTCTTGCGCAGCACGAAGAACACGGTGTCTAGGAAGTCGGCGATGCGCACCAGCAGGTACCACCAGCACAGCGACACCAACTCGAGGGTGCGAGGGTCGGCGTCGAAGCGAATGCCCTGGCAGAGCACGTTGTAGCCGCCGCCCAGGTAAGAGCGCGACAAGAAGTTGACCACGAAGTAGGCGTTGAGGAGAACCATGGTCGCGTTGTAAAGGAGGATGACGCGGCGCAGGTTGTACGGCTTGCGGTCGCGCATGAAGCGCGGCCCGCCCACCTTGACGAGGTACACGTAGCTCAGCAGGAGGGCGCCGATGAGCGGCGGGTTGCCGGCGAGCGGCCATCTTGCGGTGCGCGGGTCCCGGGCCAAGGTGGCGTTGGATAGCGCGCCGGCATTCGCCGTGGCGGGGGCCGCCACGGCTCTGCTCGGTGCACCGGTCAGCAGGTCGACGGCGGCTTCCATTTTCGTTGGCGGGGGCTGGTGTGCCCGGCACTGTGCGCTGCCGGCAGCGGaacacagcagccgccgcctcAGCGAGTCTCTCGGAGTTGGCTGCTCGTGGCGGCAACGCTGGCGGTGAATATCGAGTCTGTCGCGACGGCGCACTCCGCCTCCCGTTTCTTTTTTCGTACGAACCGGGACGACTTCATTGATCGAACGCCGCCGCCGGCGACCGTTGCTGCCTTCTCTCCCCTTAGGAAGAGGGAAAAAGAAATCGTGGCCTCCCCCAGTCAGCTCCAGCTCGCTGTTCGGACATGGAAAGAGGCTTTTTCGATTCCAAGAGGGAGGGAGGAACGTGAAGGAGGGAAATAAGCTGGAATGGTCGGTCAGAGGGAAAGTCCCTTGGGAGGGCCGAGGAAAGAGAAGGGAAGCGGCCTCTCACTATTTGCGAACCACCGAGGAAGGCTGCATATTCGTGGTGAAGGGAAAGCAGCCGAAATATGGGGGAGAAAGCactcgccgccgccgcggccgttGTCGTCCGAGGATGGAGCAGGGAAGAGCGAGGCGGCAACGGGAAAGAGTCGCCGCCGTTCTTCGCCACAATCGCCAGGGCGCGCTGGCGTCTGAGCTCCGGGCCGGTTGGGGTCCACCGGCTCGATCTGCGAGCAAACCCTGTTTCACCATCCTTTCCCATTCCCGAACAACTTCGCCGCTCCCTGCTTATACTTTCTGCCCGTTCGATCCTTTTCCCGACCGCGGTGGCGGGAACACCGAGACGACGTCGGCATGCGTGACGTGCCCGCCGTCTCGTGTTGCTTACGCTCGCCAGCGGCAACAGTGGGTGGCTTTGTGTGCACAGCGTTGGTTACAGTAGTACATGCATTggtctatttctttattttctttatctaCATTAAAGTGGAGGCAAGGCGCAAAGTGCGTCTGAGGTGTAGGGGGGTTGGAGGTGTCTAAGGCATTGGCGAGCCCACCAGCTAGAGAATCGGAAATTGCGAAGTGGGCGACGTGTGGTTTATTCTAGACGACATTGTCGCTCACTCTCtcattgtctctctctcttcgcatCCCATGGCGTAGCTGCCGCTGTCCCTGATTAATTGCACTGAGAGACGGCGCCGTGGCTCTGTCTATAGTGCGGCAGGCGTGAGTGGTTTCAAGGGCATGTGCGCCCCGATCctaggttttgtgacgtcgcctgacaggcaggtgaagtgggtgcagcccgaaaacttttgaccaatagccgggggctaatggcgaaaaggcgtcgaatcaggaataactgtttttcttttttttggtcagatcatgcataaccagtgtgtacgcatcatatcagatggggaggtatcgtggttttcgtgacgtcgcgtgacagacaggtgaagtgggtgtggtCCAAAAAgatttttgaccaatcacggagggctgatagAAGAAatgtaatagaaaagtttggagtagttttacgtttaGCGCCCCAGATGCATGCTTAAAATGGAATACGAGAAGCACTCATAATGACCATTGTTATGCACATCTATATAGCCTCATTCTTGCCCTGCTTTGTTCCTGCTTTCCATATGAATcggagagtgagtgagtgagtgagtgagtgagtgagtgagtgagtgagtgagtgagtgagtgagtgagtgagtgagtgagtgagtgagtgagtgagtgagtgtgtgtgtgagtgagtgagtgagtgagtgagggttAATAAGAAAGCGAAGGAGTTCGCCACTTAGCCTTATAAGAAACGGTGGCTGCTATCTATCTACTTACTTGGAAGGGCTAAAGACAGAGTCGAGGCAAGAATCGAAACGAAATGCGGCTTCGCGATTAGCTGGTGCTTTGTTGGCGCAGAAAACAGCTTTTACAAAAAAATTTGATCAGGTATAATTATGCAAATAGCTATAGTAAAGGCTGCTGTTAATCGGCAGGCAGTTCGGAGTACTTCATTTTTCTCCTTTTCTCGCAAGGGCAGGGCTACGTTATTGTGTCAAGTGTTATCTGCATGGTCGCTCATCAACTGCGTTGTGCCTTCAGCAGCGGCATTTCCTAGATAAGAAAATATGCGCTGTACCGAAGAAGACATGCGTGTGCTTTGGACGCATTGTCAACACCTCCCTTGAGAACAGAGCTCATGCGCTCGCTGCTTGACACTAGATCAACATTCCTTGCCTGTGTATGTTCTGGCCCTTGGTTCTGGCATGGTAAATAAACCGTGTTGCATGTTTGATGGAGGTTGCTAGGCTTCCCCCAACCCTGGAACTACCCAGTCGGAAGTTGCCGCCCATCCATGCCTGACACCAAACACCACCGCCGGCCTCGCCCACACTTCCATGTTCCGACTCGCTGCTTCAGTGGGATCCAGCTATCTTCAGGGGGTCCGGCGAGAACGACGTCGGAAATTGGTTCTCATCCTATGAACGCGCAATTGCCCCCACCAGATTGGACGATGCTCATCATTTGATGAACGCGGCCTTCT
This region includes:
- the LOC126536576 gene encoding very long chain fatty acid elongase AAEL008004-like encodes the protein MEAAVDLLTGAPSRAVAAPATANAGALSNATLARDPRTARWPLAGNPPLIGALLLSYVYLVKVGGPRFMRDRKPYNLRRVILLYNATMVLLNAYFVVNFLSRSYLGGGYNVLCQGIRFDADPRTLELVSLCWWYLLVRIADFLDTVFFVLRKKDSHVSFLHVVHHVLVVFNGWFGLSYGPDGQVMFCICLNSFVHVIMYTYYFLSLLGPRVQKHLWWKRYLTQLQLAQFIVIFVHSTIPLFKDCGYPRPHTFIVLSESVLFFGMFVRFYRGAYNNKQPAKAA